From Aedes albopictus strain Foshan chromosome 1, AalbF5, whole genome shotgun sequence, one genomic window encodes:
- the LOC109430368 gene encoding angiotensin-converting enzyme yields the protein MRVFVVALVACMCHRAAPLPQVVVKSDVLNEEEMKQILKQYDTEVRSYCNRQVQANWNVATDTENTAYQEEQNNMTLEYAKFRNEFYDQYFKDAQVQNYEDPKVRKQLTLLKDLGTAALPTSDLEDYNKVMRRMDAAYQLAEVCPYTDQNCASGSQKWTLDPEMEHVMATSNDYDELSYTWRRWREESGKKMRDDYKLYVDYVNQAAELNGYADYGEMWRARYDDSDLRGTLERLWKEVEPLYNELHTYVRYKLLDKYGDKMDRNNEKIPAHLLGNMWAQSWVNLYDRIKPFPNASLVDVTAKMQQLGFNAAKMFEMSDEFYQSLGLPSSAMSYGPKAVIEKQPQKMVCHASAWDFCDGEDFRIKMCTNVNMEDFVTVHHEMGHIMYYILYKNQPQLFKTGATPAFHEAVGDTIALSVATPKHLQKVGLLDEYADSEADNINALFEMALERVAFLPFGYLIDQWRWDVFSGAVNESQWNSHWWSLREKYQKVYAPVERSENDFDPGAKYHIPANSQYIAYFLAHILEFQFYRSLCIEAGEYNPYDSSASPLHKCDFYNSKAAGNKLKEGLSLGYSEDWRFALEKLTGGQSISGNALLEYFAPLYDFLKKENEKMKNADMQTVVENYSKEYEVACNKQVKAQYATQVDVGNVTLLQELTEIMNENTKFVLDNYNRYFAQVKAEDYTEPELRRQLQYLTQISINHLPAEEFTALNNALGRMQHIYSSTLICPYEQQNCTDASMSLDPDLYGVMADSKDYDELLYVWREWRDKTGRLMKNDYADYVRLMNKAAGVAGFDDMGGLWRDAFEQENFVDEMKRLWGQLKPFYSELHKYVRRELMQIYGDKMDAKNPNIPAHLLGNMWAQAWGNLYDRIKPFKNTVDLDITKALVEKGYTVKQLFEISNDFYVGLGLPDNSMSYDESLGAVIEKPTDRVVTCHASAWDFCDRKDFRIKMCTRMNMEDFITIHHEMGHINYYLLYKDQPVTLRSGANPGFHEAVGDTIALSVATPAHFRKIGLLEDYEESYENDINALFQKALDRVAFLPFGLVIDMWRWEIFAGKVDFPNWNKRWWELREEYQMVSAPVERDLDAFDPGAKYHIPYDSQYISYFIAHILDLQLHKALCQVAGEYEPNNSDKPLHKCDIDGSKAAGDRLRAGLSLGRSVHWSEALREMTGETELKTDALLEYYAPLYEFLKKENEKAAGATLAISSFLVMAVTGVNLLMKLL from the exons GTTTTTGTCGTAGCACTGGTGGCATGCATGTGCCATCGGGCAGCCCCCCTTCCCCAGGTGGTGGTCAAAAGTGATGTCCTCAACGAAGAGGAAATGAAGCAGATCCTAAAGCAGTATGATACCGAAGTGCGCAGTTACTGCAACCGACAGGTGCAAGCCAACTGGAATGTTGCCACTGACACCGAGAACACTGCCTATCAGGAGGAACAG AACAATATGACGCTGGAGTACGCCAAATTCCGGAACGAATTCTACGATCAATATTTCAAGGATGCTCAGGTGCAAAACTATGAGGATCCGAAGGTGCGGAAGCAGCTAACACTGTTGAAGGACCTCGGAACGGCTGCGCTGCCAACCAGTGATCTGGAAGATTACAACAAAGTTATGCGAAGGATGGATGCGGCTTATCAGCTGGCGGAAGTTTGTCCGTACACTGACCAAAATTGTGCTTCAGGGTCACAAAAGTGGACACTGGATCCGGAGATGGAACACGTCATGGCGACGTCGAATGATTACGATGAGTTATCGTACACCTGGAGGCGGTGGCGTGAGGAATCCGGAAAAAAGATGCGCGATGACTACAAACTGTACGTGGACTATGTAAACCAGGCGGCTGAACTGAACGGATATGCGGACTACGGTGAAATGTGGCGAGCTCGGTATGACGATTCGGATTTACGAGGAACGCTGGAGCGGCTCTGGAAAGAGGTTGAACCTCTCTACAATGAGCTGCATACCTACGTGAGGTACAAACTGTTGGATAAGTATG GCGATAAAATGGATCGGAACAATGAGAAAATACCGGCGCACCTTCTGGGCAATATGTGGGCACAGTCTTGGGTCAACCTGTACGATCGGATTAAGCCCTTCCCGAACGCGAGTTTGGTAGATGTCACCGCCAAAATGCAACAACTAGGATTCAACGCTGCTAAAATGTTTGAGATGTCGGACGAGTTCTACCAAAGCCTTGGGCTTCCAAGTAGTGCCATGAGTTATGGACCGAAAGCAGTTATTGAAAAGCAACCACAGAAAATGGTTTGTCATGCTTCGGCGTGGGACTTTTGTGATGGCGAAGACTTCCGCATCAAGATGTGTACCAACGTCAATATGGAAGATTTCGTAACCGTGCATCACGAGATGGGTCATATCATGTACTACATTCTGTACAAGAATCAACCGCAGTTGTTCAAGACCGGAGCAACTCCAGCGTTCCACGAAGCCGTTGGCGATACGATTGCTTTGTCCGTAGCCACTCCAAAGCATTTGCAGAAGGTTGGACTGCTGGATGAGTACGCTGACAGTGAAGCCGACAACATCAATGCGCTGTTTGAAATGGCTTTGGAAAGAGTCGCCTTCCTGCCATTTGGTTATCTGATTGATCAGTGGCGTTGGGATGTGTTCAGCGGAGCGGTCAATGAGAGCCAGTGGAATTCTCACTGGTGGAGTCTGCGAGAGAAGTATCAGAAGGTGTATGCTCCTGTCGAGCGATCGGAAAATGACTTCGACCCTGGCGCGAAGTATCATATCCCTGCGAACTCGCAGTACATTGCATATTTTTTGGCACATATCTTGGAATTCCAGTTCTACCGGTCGCTTTGCATTGAAGCTGGAGAGTACAATCCATATGATAGTTCAGCCAGTCCTTTGCATAAGTGTGATTTCTACAACAGCAAGGCTGCAGGTAACAAACTGAAGGAAGGCCTATCGCTAGGCTACAGTGAAGACTGGAGGTTCGCACTGGAGAAGCTGACTGGAGGTCAGAGCATAAGCGGCAACGCTTTGCTGGAATACTTTGCACCGCTATACGACTTTTTGAAGAAGGAGAACGAAAAAATGAAGAATGCAGACATGCAAACCGTGGTGGAAAACTACAGCAAGGAGTACGAGGTGGCCTGCAATAAACAGGTCAAGGCTCAGTATGCCACGCAGGTCGACGTAGGAAATGTTACCTTGCTGCAGGAACTGACggaaatcatgaacgaaaacaccaaattcgtaCTGGATAACTACAACCGGTACTTTGCCCAGGTGAAAGCAGAGGATTACACGGAGCCAGAACTTCGCCGACAGCTACAATATCTGACGCAGATATCGATCAATCATCTGCCAGCGGAGGAGTTTACTGCG CTGAACAACGCACTTGGCAGGATGCAGCACATCTACAGTAGCACTCTGATTTGCCCGTACGAGCAGCAAAATTGTACTGACGCCAGTATGAGCCTGGATCCGGATCTGTATGGGGTTATGGCCGATTCCAAGGATTACGATGAACTGCTGTACGTGTGGAGAGAGTGGCGCGATAAGACCGGGCGACTGATGAAGAACGATTACGCCGACTATGTCCGGTTGATGAATAAGGCCGCCGGAGTGGCTGGATTCGACGATATGGGAGGCTTGTGGAGGGATGCGTTCGAGCAGGAGAACTTTGTCGATGAAATGAAACGCTTGTGGGGTCAGCTGAAGCCGTTCTACAGCGAACTGCACAAGTACGTCCGGAGGGAGCTGATGCAGATCTATGGAGATAAGATGGATGCCAAGAATCCGAATATTCCTGCCCATTTATTGGGTAACATGTGGGCACAGGCTTGGGGTAATTTGTACGATCGTATTAAGCCGTTCAAAAACACGGTTGACCTGGATATCACGAAGGCACTGGTCGAGAAGGGTTACACAGTGAAGCAGCTATTCgaaatctccaatgatttctacgTAGGTCTAGGTCTTCCGGATAATAGTATGAGCTACGACGAGAGTCTAGGGGCAGTGATTGAGAAACCGACGGACCGAGTTGTGACTTGCCATGCATCGGCATGGGATTTCTGCGATCGTAAGGACTTCCGTATAAAGATGTGCACTCGGATGAACATGGAGGACTTTATCACGATCCATCACGAGATGGGCCATATCAATTATTACCTTTTGTATAAGGATCAACCGGTGACGTTGCGATCCGGCGCCAATCCAGGATTCCATGAAGCTGTCGGGGACACGATAGCCTTGTCGGTGGCAACACCGGCTCACTTCCGAAAGATCGGACTGCTGGAGGACTATGAGGAGTCATATGAGAACGACATCAATGCTCTGTTCCAGAAGGCATTGGACAGGGTGGCTTTCCTACCCTTTGGACTGGTGATTGATATGTGGCGTTGGGAGATTTTcgccggtaaagtagattttccCAACTGGAACAAGCGTTGGTGGGAATTGAGAGAAGAATACCAGATGGTATCGGCTCCAGTTGAGCGTGACTTGGATGCGTTCGACCCAGGCGCAAAGTATCATATTCCATATGACAGCCAGTATATTTC CTACTTCATCGCCCACATCTTAGATTTGCAGCTGCATAAGGCTCTTTGTCAAGTGGCcggcgaatacgaaccgaacaaTTCGGACAAACCTCTTCACAAATGTGATATCGACGGATCGAAAGCGGCCGGTGACCGGTTGAGGGCGGGTCTGTCGTTGGGTCGTTCCGTCCACTGGTCCGAAGCGCTGCGGGAGATGACCGGAGAAACAGAACTGAAAACCGATGCCTTGTTGGAGTACTATGCTCCTTTGTACGAGTTCCTAAAGAAAGAAAACGAGAAGGCTGCCGGTGCCACATTAGCTATTTCCTCCTTCCTAGTCATGGCAGTGACCGGAGTGAATCTTCTAATGAAACTATTGTAA